TAGGAAGGTCAGACCAACTAATTGTAAAAGACCCGGAGCTAATCTTCGATGCTGACGCTCTCTTTATTGAATCAACCTATGGTAACCGCGACCATAAAACTCTGGAAGAAAGCAAAAACGAACTTCGGGAAGCCATACTTTATAGCTATAGATACGGACAGAAGGTTCTGATTCCTTCCTTTGCCGTTGAAAGAACTCAGGAAATTCTCTATGTGCTTGGAGAGTTTTTCCGAAATAAGCTTATTCCAGATATGCCTGTTTTTCTTGATAGCCCCTTAGCTATTCAGGCAACCAAGATCTTCAGCGAAATGAAGGAATTTTTCGATGAAGAAACCATGGCAATCGTTAAAAAGGGGCAAAATCCCTTTATATTTCCTCAGCTTCAGTTTAGCCAGACTGTGGAAGACTCAAGAAGGATCAATGAGATCGGCGGTCCCGCCATCATTATTGCAGGCAACGGCATGTGCACAGCAGGACGCATTCTCCATCATATAAAGCATAACATCTGGCGTGAAGGATGTTCTCTGGTAATAGTAGGTTTTCAGGCGGAAGGCAGCCTTGGGCGGCAAATTATAGATGGAGCCAAGAAAGTCCGTGTAATGGGTGAGGAAGTAGCGGTTAGAGCCAGGGTCTTCACAATTGGTGGATTTTCATCCCACGCAGGACAAAAAGAACTTCTCGAATGGATCAGCAACTTCAATAAGAAGGAAATGAAAGTATTTGTAATTCACGGCGAGAAAACAGCAAGTGAAGCGCTCGCATCCATCATACGAGAGCAATTTGGTTTATGGACCCATATTCCCCAGATGGGGGAAACCTTAACTATAGAACCACCAAAGGTCATTGAAATAGTTCCAGAAGATGTGTGTGAAGCTTATCTTTATGAAATCGGCAGAAAATTCTTCGAACTCGAACACGGCATCATGCGAACGCTTCCTTCAATGTCATCTGACAGGCGGCGAGCTATTGCAGAAAAACTCAAGAAGATTCAGAATGAGATAGAAGATGCGATGAGCCTGGCTGGGATAAGGTCATCGGCAAGTTCCTAAAAATTAAGAAAAGTCTTTTTGTTGGAAAGTCTTCAAGAAATTTGGGAGATTCTTAATAAAATCCCTTATTTCATCCCGCACCCTGCGATAATGAGATAGAGATTCCTCCTCTGTTTTGGCTGTTAGAGCAAGCAGAGGTGGATCATCAAAGGGAACGTGAGCATACAATGTTTTTGCGGGAAACACAGGGCAAGATTTCTTGGCACTGTCGCAAAGTGTTATAACATAATCAAATTCAATTGATTCCACTTCGTCTATTGATTTTGACTTCTGGTTGGAAATATCAATTCCAACTTCCTGCATAACTTTAACAGCCAGAGGGTCCAAGCCGTGAGGAGCCACGCCGGCAGAAAAAGCCTCAAGCCAATCATTGTGAAAAAATCTTGCCCATCCTTCTGCCATTTGGCTTCGACAGGCATTTCCGGTGCATAG
The sequence above is drawn from the Thermodesulforhabdaceae bacterium genome and encodes:
- a CDS encoding arsenate reductase ArsC; amino-acid sequence: MKKKILFLCTGNACRSQMAEGWARFFHNDWLEAFSAGVAPHGLDPLAVKVMQEVGIDISNQKSKSIDEVESIEFDYVITLCDSAKKSCPVFPAKTLYAHVPFDDPPLLALTAKTEEESLSHYRRVRDEIRDFIKNLPNFLKTFQQKDFS
- a CDS encoding MBL fold metallo-hydrolase; the protein is MKVTTLGAAGQVTGSCHLIEVDNAKYLVDCGLFQGGKKTEDLNWEPWAFDPAEIRALFLTHAHIDHSGRIPKLIRDGFRGKIYATRPTVELVKILLLDAAHIQESHAELRTRKNLRRGLPPVKPLYTEADAEASFAYLQSVEQGQPIKFDDNFKVAFRTAGHILGASILEIWTKEKDQDLKVVFSGDIGRSDQLIVKDPELIFDADALFIESTYGNRDHKTLEESKNELREAILYSYRYGQKVLIPSFAVERTQEILYVLGEFFRNKLIPDMPVFLDSPLAIQATKIFSEMKEFFDEETMAIVKKGQNPFIFPQLQFSQTVEDSRRINEIGGPAIIIAGNGMCTAGRILHHIKHNIWREGCSLVIVGFQAEGSLGRQIIDGAKKVRVMGEEVAVRARVFTIGGFSSHAGQKELLEWISNFNKKEMKVFVIHGEKTASEALASIIREQFGLWTHIPQMGETLTIEPPKVIEIVPEDVCEAYLYEIGRKFFELEHGIMRTLPSMSSDRRRAIAEKLKKIQNEIEDAMSLAGIRSSASS